One Stratiformator vulcanicus genomic window, GACGTCCGAAGAGTCTCCGACTCCGCGGCAAGACCGGATGTCTCCGGAGTATCGGCGGGCGCTCGCGACCCGCCGCATCCGCAGCACGCGAGAAATAAAATGAGGGGGCCAAATAGCCCAGCAGGTCGACGCATTCTGATTCTCCGATCGGTCTTCTGCAGCGTAACGGCGCTACGGTCGAAAGTCACGGGGCCCGCACTCTTGGACAGCGATCCGAAATTTTTGATCAAATTCTCGCAATTTCGATCGATTTCCCTACAGAAAACCAGATTGTGCCCCCTCCGGGCATTTGCTACCAACCGCCCCCGACACACTGACCTGTCACGATGAATCGAGTCCGGGCATCGCCACCGGCGTCGGCACAGCCGTCGCTTTGGCAGCAGCCCTTCGTCGATCAATTTGATCGACACAGAGCGAACGAGGGATTGAAGTTGACCAAGACGGCCGACGAAACCGCCCGACACAAGCTCCGCGTCCTCTTCGTTGACGATGAGGATGCGATTCGCAATATCATGTCCATTGAGCTGCCCCGGCTCGGATTTGACGTCACACTGTGCGCCGACGGCGCCGAGGCCATCGAGGCGCTCAACAAGCAGTCGTTCGATGCGGCCATCATCGATCTGCGGATGCCCAATGTCGACGGCTGGGGCGTTGTCGATCACATCAATGAGGTCGCGCCCGAGACCGAATTTGTCATTAGCACCGGCCACGGCGACATGGACGAGGCGATTCACGCCGTCCGCAAGGGAGCGTTCGACTTCCTGCCGAAGCCGACCAAGCTGTTTGAAATCGCCAACGTACTCAATCAGATCGGCGAGAAACTCGCCCTGCAAAACAAAGCCGCCGCGCTCGAATCGCAAATTCGAAAAGTCGAAGGCCCCAAAAGCGACTTGATCGGCGATGGCCCCTTGATGGCCAAAGTCAAAATGCTGATTCAGAAGATCGCGCCGACCGACTCGACGGTCCTCATTCTCGGCGAAACCGGCAGCGGCAAAGAGATGGTCGCCCGCCGCATTCATGAACTGAGTAAACGAGCCGACAAGCCGTTCGTGGCGGTCAACTGCGGGGCACTCCCCGAGAATCTCGTCGAAAGCGAATTCTTCGGCCACCGCAAGGGAGCCTTCACCGGTGCCGAAACCGCTCGCAAAGGCCTGTTCGAAGTCGCCAACGGCGGAACGCTGTTCCTCGACGAATTGGGCGAGCTCGACAAGACGATGCAGGTCAAATTGCTCCGATTTCTGGAGTCGGGCGAGATCCGCCGCGTCGGCGAGAACGAATCCTTCACGGTCGATGTTCGCATCCTGTGTGCGACGAATCGCGACCTCACGGAGATGGCCGCCGAAGGCGAGTTCCGCGATGACCTTATCTTCCGCATTAATACATTCGAGATGCACCTGCCGGCACTTCGCGACCGACAGGAAGACATTCCCGAACTCGCCCGGCACTTAATCGCCCGGCACCTTAAGAAGTCCGACATCTCGGACGAGTTTATATCGCCGGAAGCAATGGACATTCTGACCCGGCACGACTGGTCGGGCAACGTCCGCGAGTTGGCCAACGGACTGGAA contains:
- a CDS encoding sigma-54-dependent transcriptional regulator — translated: MKLTKTADETARHKLRVLFVDDEDAIRNIMSIELPRLGFDVTLCADGAEAIEALNKQSFDAAIIDLRMPNVDGWGVVDHINEVAPETEFVISTGHGDMDEAIHAVRKGAFDFLPKPTKLFEIANVLNQIGEKLALQNKAAALESQIRKVEGPKSDLIGDGPLMAKVKMLIQKIAPTDSTVLILGETGSGKEMVARRIHELSKRADKPFVAVNCGALPENLVESEFFGHRKGAFTGAETARKGLFEVANGGTLFLDELGELDKTMQVKLLRFLESGEIRRVGENESFTVDVRILCATNRDLTEMAAEGEFRDDLIFRINTFEMHLPALRDRQEDIPELARHLIARHLKKSDISDEFISPEAMDILTRHDWSGNVRELANGLEHAVILSDGHTIKPEDLPANILRSARANGAASVPFQVLGDTKTLREIERDVILQTLNRNGGDKPSTAKELGIALKTLYNKLNQYDATQAA